The Eriocheir sinensis breed Jianghai 21 unplaced genomic scaffold, ASM2467909v1 Scaffold635, whole genome shotgun sequence nucleotide sequence AGTGCACCTATCAATATATTCCAGTACTTGAAACATTACAGTGCCTTTTTAAGGACGAGTCTGTTTTCAAAGAATACATATTAACATCAGAGTACCAAGATCAAGCACACGGTGACTGTTATGTCAGTGATATTACTGATGGGCTTGCGTTTAAGAGTAATGGACTATTTAAAAGTTATCCTAACTCTTTACGGCTTATTCTTTATCAAGATGCTTTTGAAATATGCAACCCTTTAGGGTCAAGTAAGAAGAAGCACAAAATTCTTGGGGTTTATTTGACGCTTGGCAATTTTCGACCTCATCTTCGCTCTGTTGTTGATAATACCCTCTTAGTTCTCCTGTGTAAAGAAGTAGACTTGAAGCATTTTGGCCATGATAAAATATTTCATGATTTAGTTGAAGATTTAAAGAAGCTAGAGAACAATGGGATTCAGCTACATAATGAAACTGTGAAGGGACACTGTATTGTATTACAGGAGACAACTTGGGGTCCCATGGTGTAGGTGGCTTTACTGAAAATTTTAGTACAGTTGAACACTTCTGTAGATACTGTACGATCACCCATAAAGATTTTCTGAGTGACCCTGTTTGTGTTGGTACAGAGAGAACAGTGGAAAATTATAATGCAGCAATAAGGCATCTTGAACAAGAACACATTGTTTTGAATAACATTAATGGTATTAAATTTAATTCTGCTTTCAATTCTTTGAAGTATTATCATGTTTGTGCATCTGGTCTGCCACCATGTTTAGGTCATGATATTTTTGAGGGTTTTGGAGATTATGATGTAGCCATGATTTTGAAGAATCTCATAAATGTTAAAAGATGGCTAACGTATGCAGAACTCAACCAGCGTATAAATTTGTTTCCTTATCTTGGTACAGATGCTGCCTCAAAGCCATGTCAGGTGAATGTTTCTGGGGTAGACTAGGTGGTCAAGCAGCACAAAACTGGTGCTTAATACGGCTGTTACCTGTTATTATATATGATGtaataaagaatgaagatgatCCAGTTTGGCAGTTGTTCCTTTTACTGCATGATATTGTGGAAATAGTATGTGCCCCAATGATTAAAGACTTGGACATTGCTCATCTTGCTATAATTATTGATGAATATCCGGAAGACAGGCTATCATGTTTCCCGGACGAGAAACTTAAACCCAAACATCATTTTTGAAACACTATCCGAAGCTAATTTTGCAGTTTGGTCCATTAATACACTTGTGGACACTGCGTTTTGAAAGTAAGCATTGCTATTTCAAAAGATGTATTAGAAGTGCCCAGAATTTCAAGAATGTCTGCCAGACAATGAGTGAAAACATCAATTATTACAATCCTATAAACAGGCCAGCCCCTATTTTCAACACAGAGTAGAGGTAACAAAAAGCATTCCTCTAATTTCAGATACATATAATCAAGGTATCCAAACAGCCATAAAGATGTGTCAGATTGCTGATAGTGCAGAAGTTAGTCTGGAAGTAGTAATAAAAGGAAGTCATTACAAAAAGGGCACTATGTTGTATTAGGTAAAGTGAAAATGGCTTACTGTTTGGAGAAATTCAGTTCATTATATTGAATCCTTGTACACAAGTATACTTTTAGTGCAAGAATTTAAGTCACAGCTTTCAAAAAGCTTACATGTATACACACTATTGCACAATTCGACACCCACCTCATTTCAATGTATAGAGTCTTCAAAATTGATCAGTTATGTACCTCTTAATGGCTACAAGAAAGGAAAATCACTATTCATCCCACTCAAACATACCATATCTTCATAAGACATTGTTTAATAAGTAAGGTAAGTTGATGAAAATATTCATTGGGGACACCAGATTTTTATGGATTATAATAttgctcacacacaaaaaaaattgtgGCATACTTAGGAATCCTTGAGAGTAATACAATGCCCTATACTGATCTGTATTCTAGGCAGTAAAATGTATGGAGTAATGGAACATGATTAGAAGGACGCAACGAAAGATTAAGTTGAACTGGAAACTGATCGTCAAAGTTCCGTACAAAAAACTGAGACGTGGACTTGAATTGGTGGTACCCAAGGACCATGATGGGTATGAGGctgatgatagtgatagtgacGTGTGTAGTACAAGTAGTCGAGACACACTGATTTTGGGCCCTGTTGAGGCAGGTAAGTGTCAATTAATAAAATACTATGTATTAGTAACGGTAACTCTTGTACAGTACTCCCACTTACAACACACTTTGGACAGCACAATTCACGTACACCACTGAAGCCCCCCCCCCTAGAGACAGGAAAAGGACAGCGCACACAGGTGCTGCACAGAATCGTCTTGAATGGTGCCTCAGGTCTGAAGAGTGCATCCTACTACTGTACAGGACAACTTAGTCCAGCACACAGCTCTTCGAGCATAGATTGAAGGTGGCTTCACATGAGGTAACTTTCGATACTGACTAACACTGTTACATGCTTGCGGGCAGGTGCTCCCAATTATGATTTTAATGTAATATCATCACATGGATAGGGCAACATTGCTGCCACAAAGGATTGTTTTTGGCCATGATGTTGGTGGAAGTGCAAggtaaacaaaggagagaaactCCTCATTAGAGTTTTAGGATTATTTTTCTAACACCCATCATTTTTTTTGTAAGATATGTTGTTTGTGTAGATATTTTGtgatgaaaaaagatataaagcAGACTTAATATAATACTACTATGTACTGTGCTGTACATGAGGGTACTGTACTTGCTTTATGAAAAGTTGTATAGATTATAAATTTACAAGTTTGTATAAAAAGTATTTATATAATTGTTCATTCAGAAATATTCGTCATTGGTAAAGTTCTGGAAAAATACAGTAAACCCCGCATGAATTGGATATACACTTTTCGGATATCAGATCTCTTAGACACTTTATGACCCTTGGACAAAATCTGGATATCCCGGATTGTAGTTAATCATGCGTGTGTGTCAGAGTTTCTGGTGCCAACCAGATGCCTTACGCTGAAACTCTATAACTGGGAATGGAAGCAATTTGGACACCTGTACTTAAGCAGTACACACAATGACTTTAGGTGTCTTAAGTGTATGAGAAAAATTGATGATTTAATATTACAGTAATCCCTCGATAACCAACAGGGCCTCTGACGTCATGCCATATCTAAAACGTCGGTTATCGAGATCCATTTTCAGTGTTATAATGGGGGGGTTAGGTTCCTGGATGTTGGTCATCGGTCCCCATTTTCAATGTTATAAGGGGTTAGGTTCCTGGACTGTTGGACAATCCCAAATTTCACTGTGCTGGGATTTCAGGAGACTGGTTGTGGAGATCTGGGCAAAGTAGGTGGTTGCATGAGGCAAACAATGTCAGATCTGTGAGGGTTTTAGTAATTTACTCAAAAGTGTGTGTAGTTCCAGGGAAACAGTGCCAGATATATAGGGTTTGTTGTAATTTGAAGGTGTCGGTTATGTGAAGCGTCGGTTATCGGACCGTCACTTATCGAGGAATTACTGTATTTCAAAATGATAAAACAGTGAAATAAtaatgggggttgggggggtcccAGAAGACCTGGGGTTTTCAGTAGTAAACAGACTGGAAACAGCCCATCGGATATCTCAGATTTTTGGCTATCTCGTATCTGCTTTTCCTCTGATTAGTGTGACTTATGCGGGTTTACTGTATACCTCAGAAGTGAAACTAAACAGGACTATAAATAATTTGGGAACCTCTTTACACAGTAGACCGTTGACATAACACAAATTGGTATAAAATGTTCCATATAAAGTGACGTGTAAATTTAGGAGTCCAAAATCTATTGAAaacgaatcctcactaaattacGAGAGTTGAATTTGTCGCTCATTTTTCCTAAACACCCCCGTTGTGCTAAGTAAGACATGCACCCTTATTTCAGTACAACGTGATATTAGCATTAAGCGAACTTTCCTGAAACCTATCTCGCGTTATATCGACGGTCCACTGTATTATCATATCCATTTTCTTATGTACTCTTCTTCATTCTAGCACTAAATGCTAAATTACtacttatttttttgcatttttcgttttttatctttttttttttgtcatcagaGCTGTGAAGTATGGAGGAAATCAAGAATGCAGTTCAGAGTATTCTTCCCAATCTTCTTCCACAAGTACTGGAGGAAGCGTGTGAACACCTTATAGGTTTAGGTGTTGAAACAGAAGATGACCTAAAGTATGTTAAGTCATCTGATCTTCCGATGCTGAAGGACATTCAAGTGCGGAAACTTATTCATAACTGGCAACAAGGTACAGAATTATTTTAAGCtaaattttctttaatttttgcaGCAGATGTGGGTGTTATCTACTCTTAACATTTCATGAATTTGTCAGAGATAATATACCTTATGAAATAAACAGATACATGCAAGAAACAAAAACGCCCCAAAACCCGAATAACTTGGAATCTGAACACTGTTTCTTTAACTCTTAGAACTCAAACGCAGCCGATGATGGCCATAACATATAGGACTGCTCTTAACTCGTTTGTTTTCACTGGCAGAAAAATTTGCTATTAAATTTTTGCCATCAGCACTTCTCACTAAGGTCAATGCAGTTATAAATACTTTCATTTATACACTGTATTTACTTTTTTGACACTTTGAGTTTTGAGGTTTGACTGTACTGCCCAGGAAACTTAAGAGGCATCATGTTATAtaggttttctttttaattaaatTTCAGGGTCCACACCATCTCAGACATCACAAGAGACTGCTTTATCAGACACATCTATAATATCTGAATCGGTTTCACCACCTTCAACctcagaggaagaaagagaaatagcagCAAATTTACGGCCTGGTGTAAATCCTGTTTGGGCAGATGAATTTGAAATACCATGGTCAAAATTTTCAAAGAAAAATCTAATGACATGTTTACAAAAGAGGTTAAGACCTAAACCATCAGCAAGAAGAGAGATGGTGAGAATTCTAGTTGATGAAATAAGTAAGATCTCTCAGAAGCCAGGTAAAAGGTCACTAGCAACAATTGCACAAAAGATTGTGAAGACATATCCTCAGTCTTTCCTAGATGAGATTGAAGGCACTCGTGTTGGTACTGGATATGATTCCCTTCTGAAACAATTGCAGTCACGGTTTGACAACATAAATAGAAAATCTGACAGTAACTCATtcaaaaggaaaggtagaaactcccttgtaatggaggaggaagatgctgtgAGAGCTGGTCCAGTCACCAAAATATACTTGCATGATAAGTATGGATGCATTAATTATATGCCGAGTGATTACCCAGAGGGGGAATCAGAAACAACACAAGAAGATAAGCAAAGCTTAttaaaacagaaatacaaagaaaaacttCATGATGAAGTGGAATATCTGATGAAGGATACCTACTTTTCTCAAAGGCAAGACATCATACAAAGGAAAATGGATGTTCTTCATTTAAAAATAGAATGGCCTTATTTATTTGAGGCAGCAGGAATGTTCGTTCATTTTATGGAACTCACTGGCATTAACATAAGTGAAAAAGTAGAGTCTGCCATTGCTAGTAAGGGAGCACGAATTCTAAAATGGATAGAAGAAGAACCAAACATGAATATAAGGAGAATTCAACAGGAACTTGTGGAGGCTAAATGCTCTGTTGATAATGGCAATGCAGAGGTAGCAGCTATGATCTGTGCTGCTATGTCTTAcctaaatgaaaaagaagactctctgtatgtatgtgtaaagGTTAGTTTTCTATATTAATAGTTCAAGTTGTATACAAAAGTAAATACCATACTAAACTGATGATCTAAAAAATTCCAATATGATCATACATTGTGTGCCTCTAACAATGCGTAGTAGTACAGTACTTTGACAGCTGAGTTCTGGGAACTGGAAGATTTTAACCCCTTGAAGTGAACCTTCTCTGTGTTTGTTCGTCCATCTGTACCTGTGCGTCGCACCGAGTACCTGTCTGTCTCCATGCACCTGTATGTATGTCTTGTCATTTTGTCCGTTTGCATGTATCTCTGAACTCTTTGTGCCTATTGTGCtctatgtgtttgtgttgttctTGTAGGAGTAATTTGTTATATGTTCCCTAAGTGTGAaggctttcatttatatttatttctgcttattcatttttcaGCCAACTGCAGCTAGACCTGAATTGGAAAAGGACCTTCCCAAGACACCATGTTTAATAGGCTTTGGTAAGTTAAGCTTGGCTGATATTTACCAATATTATCATGGAACCTAGCTTTTATTTTTATGGATAATGATATGCAACCAAAGGAGGTTTAGTGCTGCAACCCTTAACAGTGTAAATTGTGGTAGGAGTACACAATTTTATGGCAAAAATATTGAATAATTCAGTTTATGGAGGTAATTTTGCATATAGATGGATACTCTTGCTTTGTTCGGGGGGGAAAAAAGGATACATTCAGTAGAATGATGCTTAGGGTGAGTGATGAGTGCTGTAAGGAGAGAAAGCAGGCAAAGTTAATTATATTGCAACACCCTACAGACTATGCAGAAGAGAGGTgaaactattatcattattttgattattttattattattattattattattattattattattattattattattattattattattattattattacatgatCTTTTGGGACAaaggctggaggtggaggaggttaaaCATCTAAAAGCAGTTCCGTCTTAAGCATAGAAGGGTGGACGGAGCGGTTAGGATGTTAGAGGTGTATCATAAAATTACAAGAGAGGcatgttaattttctttattacatTTCAGGGGCATCAAGGTTGACGGCAACCAGATATATGTTGTCAATTGATGGTGTTGTTGTCACTGACCATATCGCAACATTTACTACTGGGCTGGCTATGCTGCTGGCCTCCTACTACAACTTCAATATAATGTACCCTGTTGATTCTGCATCGACACTGGAGTTCATTCAAAGGTAATTATTTTCTTAAATGGAACTTAAGGGTAAAAATGTCTAGAGGGAGGCGGCCGaatggataaggtggtgagcgtggggTCGGACTGATGTCTATGCATGGGTTCGAACCCCACCAGTGCCTATGAAACTTTGTGTCATACGCCGAGTGTCGtaaaatcacctacatgtcaccctgaTAACCGAAATCTAGTTGCACATGCAACAAAGTTGAGTTCGGGGAGGGGGGGCATGGGTTTCTAAAAGTGTCACTATAAAATCCTTGCCTCCACCACTACCGGGCTGCCCTGAACGACATCAAAGGACAcataatgcctaccggtgcacacaggctagaacaaagaaaaaaattccATTGTTACTTGTCAAGAaatcataattttcttctaaaatatCTTTACGGTATTCTTTTGAAACTGAGTAGATTGTTAATGAGCAACATCTACTTCTGTGGTATGCAGTTATAGCTTACATATTAAATTTAGTACATAGTGTTGTTAAGGCTGAAGAAAAAATTCCAGTATTTACAACACGTATATTTCTGTCTATCATTGCAGATGCTTTGTTGGCATCAATCCAGAGCGGGGCAGCAAGATTGAAGTAAAGAAGCACTGCAAGAGACGCACCCAAGTCCATCCCAGAGTTCTGTCCCTGATTAATGCTATTGCTGATGTAGAGTGGAGGTGCTAAATCCACAAGGTAATATTCATTACTTCTGAAAACATTTTTAATCTTTAATAATCTTTTGACTGCTCCCATTAGGGGTCGCTACAGCGAATCGCTGTTCTCCAACGCGCTTGGTCTTCTGCGTCTTCCTGTGTCACGCCCACCACTTGCATGCCTCCCTTCACAGCATCCATAAATCTTCTCTttggtctccctctcttcctcctgctgggtAGATCCTTGTCCAGCATCCTCCTCCCCACatactccttgtctctcctcctgacatgtccaaaccacctcaGCCTCGCCTCTCTTGCTTTGTTCCACAACCTGGCGTACGTGTGTTATTCCTATGTCGTAATCATTCGTCACTCCAAGAGGAAATTGCAGCGTCTTCAATTCCGCTCCTTCCAACTCTGCCTCTTTGTTATTTTTTGAAAAAGTTAGTGGTACTGTTTCCATACCGTACAGCTTGGCGGGTCTCACTACTGTTTTAttaatcttccctttttttcttgcggAAACCTTGCTGTCACATATCACTCCTGCTGTCTTTCTCCATCTATTCCATCTTGATTAAACTCTCTTCTTTACCTACCTACCACACTCTCCATTACCCTGTACAGTTGACTCTCGTTTAACCGACCCCAACGGGACCGGAGAGTGGTCAGATAAGTGAAAAGTTCGGTTGAGCGggttagaaataaaaaaaaagcaaaaaattctGAAATTATTTATACAGGCTCTACAGCACCTAGGCTGCCCTATGCACCCCCTGaaagtataaaatatggattaaaaaaataaagaaagaaagaaacctaccttttttccctcttagTACACTGCATGGACCTAAGGCAAGCAAAGGGCCGGGGTGGTACAAATGTACCCTCATGATTCCTAGACAGCTGTGTATTGTGTAattatttgtgttgtttgtgaAGTCTTAAGACAAATAACAATTAAAAAATTGGTTATCCGACTTGCTATCCAACCCCCTCAAGGGTCGGATAATCGGAGGTCGGATAAACGTGAgtctactgtaccatgaaccccaaaTATCGGAATTCGCCAACTTTGCCGTCTTTACACCTTTTAGCCTGTTGTCTCCCCATTACCTCCGTTGAGACACGTACTCAGTCTTTAATAatgctcattatttttttcccaagaaATTGTGAAGCACTTCATAGGATTTGGTTAACTGAAAGTAGCCTCCAGGAAGTTCATGTACATTTATGTATTTCATTCATTGATTTACCATTTGATTTTGCCCAGAATCTCCTCCTATTGCTACCACACCCAAaatttatttgttgatttatagcTTTTATTAGAGGTGTTATAGTGTTACCTCACCAAAAAATTActtattttcttataaattttaTTAGCGATGTTATGAATACGTAGTGACAGTTTGAAATTGGTTGTATGTTTGTGACAGTGGAAGGGGGCTGGTCATTCTTATCTGGAAGCTTAGTGGGTCTTTTCTTTAGTCAGTTTtcttcaatataaataaacatctTGCCCTGTAGTATGTACCTAGCTGATATTCATGTAATATTACGTGTTCAAGAATCAAGACAGCAATCCCAATTTTGTTTCATGTTTATATCTTAATTATTACAGGTGCTGTCAgccagtggaggggaaggaactgGAAGGTGATAGAAACTGAGCGCTACTCGACTGTATCAAAGTACTCTCCATGCCTGATGATGCACAGTGTAATGAAATGTCTACAAGTAAGGTTTTTTTTCTGGAATGGCCCTTTGTAatgaaacatacacacacacacacacacacacacacacatatatatatatatatatatatatatatatatatatatatatatatatatatatatatatatatatatatatatatatatatatatatatatatatatatatatatatatatatatatatatatatatatatatatatagtgtgtgtgtgtgtgtgtgcatggataaatataatattttatggtGCTTTAGTTTTAAAACTTTGCTCGGGTAATTTCTCCTTTTACCTCATTCAGATTCCAAAGGCTAGATTATCTTTTTCATGTGAACACAAGGAAATAAGCATTTAACAAGCCTGTCAAATAGGCATTCCTGGCATATGATAAACCTTACATTCCTTTAATGCTTCTCTCTTACCTTAAGAATGgtgattttatttttgtgtactttggcTCAGGTGGAGTGTTTCCCTACAGAGATAAGGAATATTTTTGTACTTCTGTGTCCTGCCAAATCAGGTAGATATGTGATACTCAAGATCTGTTAAGAAA carries:
- the LOC126993570 gene encoding uncharacterized protein LOC126993570: MEEIKNAVQSILPNLLPQVLEEACEHLIGLGVETEDDLKYVKSSDLPMLKDIQVRKLIHNWQQGSTPSQTSQETALSDTSIISESVSPPSTSEEEREIAANLRPGVNPVWADEFEIPWSKFSKKNLMTCLQKRLRPKPSARREMVRILVDEISKISQKPGKRSLATIAQKIVKTYPQSFLDEIEGTRVGTGYDSLLKQLQSRFDNINRKSDSNSFKRKGRNSLVMEEEDAVRAGPVTKIYLHDKYGCINYMPSDYPEGESETTQEDKQSLLKQKYKEKLHDEVEYLMKDTYFSQRQDIIQRKMDVLHLKIEWPYLFEAAGMFVHFMELTGINISEKVESAIASKGARILKWIEEEPNMNIRRIQQELVEAKCSVDNGNAEVAAMICAAMSYLNEKEDSLYVCVKPTAARPELEKDLPKTPCLIGFGASRLTATRYMLSIDGVVVTDHIATFTTGLAMLLASYYNFNIMYPVDSASTLEFIQRCFVGINPERGSKIEVKKHCKRRTQVHPRVLSLINAIADVEWRC